A portion of the Sebastes fasciatus isolate fSebFas1 chromosome 2, fSebFas1.pri, whole genome shotgun sequence genome contains these proteins:
- the gins2 gene encoding DNA replication complex GINS protein PSF2, with translation MDASEVEFLAEKETVKIIPNFSLDKIYLIGGDLGPFNPGLSVDVPVWLALNLKQRQKCRIVPPAWMDVEKLEEMRDLERKEDTFTPVPSPYYMELTKLLLNYASDNIPKADEIRTLVKDIWDTRIAKLRLSADSFISQLEAHAKLDNLTLMEINTIRSFLLDSLNCMYKLRSNLTPGSSKGQFTDF, from the exons atgGATGCCTCGGAGGTAGAGTTCCTGGCCGAGAAGGAGACGGTGAAGATAATACCAAACTTCAGTTTAGACAAGATCTATTTGATCGGG GGTGACCTGGGTCCCTTCAACCCCGGGCTGTCTGTAGATGTTCCTGTGTGGCTGGCTCTTAACctgaaacagagacagaaatgtAGGATTGTTCCTCCTGCGTGGATGGATGTTG AGAAACTGGAGGAGATGCGAGATCTTGAGAGGAAAGAGGACACCTTTACGCCTGTCCCCAGTCCTTACTACATGGAGCTGACCAAACTGCTGCTGAACTA TGCGTCTGATAACATCCCTAAAGCAGATGAGATCCGCACGCTGGTCAAAGACATCTGGGACACGCGTATCGCCAAACTCCGCCTCTCCGCCGACAGTTTCATCAGCCAGCTGGAGGCTCATGCCAAG CTGGACAACCTGACTCTGATGGAGATCAACACCATACGATCGTTCCTCCTGGATTCTCTCAACTGCATGTACAAACTACGCTCCAATCTGACGCCGGGCTCCAGTAAGGGACAGTTCACGGACTTCTGA